The Megalobrama amblycephala isolate DHTTF-2021 linkage group LG13, ASM1881202v1, whole genome shotgun sequence genome contains a region encoding:
- the si:dkey-56f14.7 gene encoding engulfment and cell motility protein 1 isoform X1, translating into MRVEKKQKWYTTQSVTLRFNTVDSGRPHRPLLKSEMLSQDDPKSRPMLELREKLQPEVTELIKRQRLNRLCEGTCFRKISARRRQDKFWYCRLSPNHKVLHYGDIEEFSQGQISHDSLQEKVTVADIKAVITGKDCPHMREKGALKNKELLELAFSILHNSDEYLNFIAPDKHEYCIWTDGLNALLGKEMTSELTKSDMDTLVTMELKLRLLDLENIQIPDVPPPVPKEPSTYDFVYDFTQQHT; encoded by the exons atgagg GTGGAGAAAAAACAGAAGTGGTACACCACCCAAAGTGTCACGCTGCGGTTTAACACGGTGGACAGTGGCAGGCCACACAGGCCCTTGCTGAAGTCAGAGATGTTAAGCCAGGACGACCCCAAATCACGGCCAATGCT AGAACTACGAGAGAAACTCCAGCCAGAGGTGACCGAACTGATTAAACGGCAGAGGTTGAACCGCCTGTGTGAAGGGACTTGCTTTAGGAAGATCAGTGCTCGTCGCAGACAAG ACAAGTTCTGGTACTGCCGTCTATCACCAAACCACAAAGTGTTACACTATGGAGACATAGAGGAGTTCTCACAAGGACAAATATCACATGACTCTCTCCAGGAGAAAG TGACAGTAGCAGATATCAAAGCAGTGATAACAGGTAAAGACTGCCCACACATGAGGGAGAAAGGAGCACTTAAGAATAAG GAGCTGCTGGAGCTGGCTTTTTCCATTCTCCATAACTCTGATGAATATCTGAACTTCATTGCTCCAGACAAGCATGAG TACTGCATTTGGACTGATGGCTTGAATGCTCTTTTGGGAAAAGAGATGACAAGTGAGCTTACAAAATCAGATATGGACACTCTGGTTACTATGGAGCTGAAACTTCGCCTCTTGGACCTTGAAAACATTCAGATTCCTGATGTTCCTCCTCCTGTTCCCAAAGAGCCCAGCACTTACGACTTTGTTTACGACTTTACCCAGCAGCACACTTGA
- the si:dkey-56f14.7 gene encoding engulfment and cell motility protein 1 isoform X3, whose translation MRVEKKQKWYTTQSVTLRFNTVDSGRPHRPLLKSEMLSQDDPKSRPMLELREKLQPEVTELIKRQRLNRLCEGTCFRKISARRRQDKFWYCRLSPNHKVLHYGDIEEFSQGQISHDSLQEKVTVADIKAVITGKDCPHMREKGALKNKELLELAFSILHNSDEYLNFIAPDKHEITISTRRVDIKSHYK comes from the exons atgagg GTGGAGAAAAAACAGAAGTGGTACACCACCCAAAGTGTCACGCTGCGGTTTAACACGGTGGACAGTGGCAGGCCACACAGGCCCTTGCTGAAGTCAGAGATGTTAAGCCAGGACGACCCCAAATCACGGCCAATGCT AGAACTACGAGAGAAACTCCAGCCAGAGGTGACCGAACTGATTAAACGGCAGAGGTTGAACCGCCTGTGTGAAGGGACTTGCTTTAGGAAGATCAGTGCTCGTCGCAGACAAG ACAAGTTCTGGTACTGCCGTCTATCACCAAACCACAAAGTGTTACACTATGGAGACATAGAGGAGTTCTCACAAGGACAAATATCACATGACTCTCTCCAGGAGAAAG TGACAGTAGCAGATATCAAAGCAGTGATAACAGGTAAAGACTGCCCACACATGAGGGAGAAAGGAGCACTTAAGAATAAG GAGCTGCTGGAGCTGGCTTTTTCCATTCTCCATAACTCTGATGAATATCTGAACTTCATTGCTCCAGACAAGCATGAG ATAACAATATCAACCCGTCGTGTGGACATCAAAAGCCATTATAAGTAG
- the si:dkey-56f14.7 gene encoding engulfment and cell motility protein 1 isoform X2: protein MLSQDDPKSRPMLELREKLQPEVTELIKRQRLNRLCEGTCFRKISARRRQDKFWYCRLSPNHKVLHYGDIEEFSQGQISHDSLQEKVTVADIKAVITGKDCPHMREKGALKNKELLELAFSILHNSDEYLNFIAPDKHEYCIWTDGLNALLGKEMTSELTKSDMDTLVTMELKLRLLDLENIQIPDVPPPVPKEPSTYDFVYDFTQQHT, encoded by the exons ATGTTAAGCCAGGACGACCCCAAATCACGGCCAATGCT AGAACTACGAGAGAAACTCCAGCCAGAGGTGACCGAACTGATTAAACGGCAGAGGTTGAACCGCCTGTGTGAAGGGACTTGCTTTAGGAAGATCAGTGCTCGTCGCAGACAAG ACAAGTTCTGGTACTGCCGTCTATCACCAAACCACAAAGTGTTACACTATGGAGACATAGAGGAGTTCTCACAAGGACAAATATCACATGACTCTCTCCAGGAGAAAG TGACAGTAGCAGATATCAAAGCAGTGATAACAGGTAAAGACTGCCCACACATGAGGGAGAAAGGAGCACTTAAGAATAAG GAGCTGCTGGAGCTGGCTTTTTCCATTCTCCATAACTCTGATGAATATCTGAACTTCATTGCTCCAGACAAGCATGAG TACTGCATTTGGACTGATGGCTTGAATGCTCTTTTGGGAAAAGAGATGACAAGTGAGCTTACAAAATCAGATATGGACACTCTGGTTACTATGGAGCTGAAACTTCGCCTCTTGGACCTTGAAAACATTCAGATTCCTGATGTTCCTCCTCCTGTTCCCAAAGAGCCCAGCACTTACGACTTTGTTTACGACTTTACCCAGCAGCACACTTGA
- the LOC125280837 gene encoding serum paraoxonase/arylesterase 2-like has product MNSSSLITDGAIYVFVVNHPQGKSQVEIFRFVENENALQYIKTIKHELLHNVNDIVAVGAESFYATNDHYFTNEILKLVESFLSLPWCDVVYFSPETVQVVAEGFLCANGINISPNKRHLYVSDVLKHTIAVMEIQNNTVLSHVKEVDVGSLPDNIEVDRESGDLWLGCHPNGFKFMLGDPNDPPGSEVIRIENILSEKPQVTQVYADDGSVIIASSVAAPYGGKLLIGTVYQKALICDFK; this is encoded by the exons ATGAATTCCTCTTCTCTCATTACAGATGGTGCCATATATGTGTTTGTTGTTAATCATCCTCAAGGCAAAAGCCAAGTGGAGATTTTCAGATTTGTTGAGAATGAAAATGCCCTTCAATACATCAAGACCATCAAGCATGAACTTCTGCATAA TGTGAATGACATAGTAGCTGTGGGGGCCGAAAGCTTTTATGCCACCAATGATCATTACTTCACAAATGAGATTCTCAAGTTGGTGGAGTCGTTTCTCTCTTTGCCCTGGTGTGACGTTGTCTACTTCAGCCCTGAGACCGTGCAGGTTGTGGCAGAGGGTTTCCTATGTGCCAATGGCATAAATATCTCACCCAACAAAAG GCATTTGTATGTGTCAGATGTTCTGAAGCACACAATTGCCGTCATGGAGATACAGAATAACACTGTATTGTCTCACGTAAAG GAAGTTGATGTGGGCTCACTCCCTGACAACATCGAGGTGGACCGTGAATCTGGAGATCTGTGGCTGGGCTGCCACCCAAACGGTTTCAAATTCATGCTTGGTGATCCGAATGATCCACCTGGTTCtgag GTTATCAGGATTGAGAACATCCTCTCTGAAAAGCCCCAGGTGACTCAGGTGTATGCAGATGATGGCAGTGTGATCATTGCTTCTTCAGTGGCAGCCCCATATGGAGGAAAGCTGCTCATTGGAACTGTTTATCAGAAAGCTCTGATCTGTGACTTTAAATAG